In Marisediminicola antarctica, one DNA window encodes the following:
- a CDS encoding HNH endonuclease signature motif containing protein has protein sequence MTTSSDYLIEAQHALDQVLPTDADAALMTEAELLAAIPAVEAIVRQSEVLVAQLAFEVAHRSRRELGHSGLASRQGFVNPESLVRSLTRSGMQEASRSIRVGTMLGESAAAGDEGTPFDEISTAVREGRIGVAAADGIYRALVPVVDEIDPELLRSATATLAHEGESANADDVTRMARGLRDTLDRRGVVDRASFLRAKRSLRRGRVIDGLRRVSLVLDPESDAIITGAIDAAMSPRLGGPRFTDEDDKDRAAGLVDDDRTNEQMALDALTELVRLGVDRDDGTILGSIKPGLRVTISFADLTRAIDDRGREHPETDTGIAWLEGCSEPMPASTARRILCDQGALPIVLGGASEVLDLGRTRRLFSRAQRVALAGKFGGCMFGGCDRPASWCEAHHIDPYDPGGPTDLDNGILLCRRHHMLLHDHGWRIDRAGDGYVLIPPRSVDPERTPRPMPNNLPPWLRAG, from the coding sequence ATGACGACGTCGAGCGACTACCTGATCGAGGCGCAGCACGCGCTCGACCAGGTGCTGCCGACGGATGCTGACGCGGCGCTGATGACCGAAGCCGAGCTTCTCGCCGCGATACCCGCGGTCGAGGCGATCGTGCGCCAATCCGAGGTGCTGGTCGCGCAGCTCGCCTTCGAGGTCGCCCATCGATCGCGCCGCGAGCTGGGTCACTCGGGGTTGGCGTCCCGGCAGGGGTTCGTGAACCCGGAGTCACTCGTGCGCTCGCTCACCCGGTCCGGCATGCAGGAGGCGAGCCGTAGCATCCGCGTCGGCACGATGCTCGGGGAGTCGGCCGCGGCGGGCGACGAAGGCACGCCGTTCGATGAGATCTCGACCGCGGTGCGCGAGGGGCGAATCGGGGTGGCGGCCGCGGACGGTATCTATCGCGCCCTCGTGCCGGTCGTCGACGAGATCGACCCCGAGCTCCTCCGTTCGGCCACCGCGACCCTCGCTCACGAAGGCGAGAGCGCGAACGCCGACGACGTGACGAGGATGGCTCGGGGGCTGCGCGACACCCTCGATCGGCGTGGCGTTGTAGACCGCGCGAGCTTCCTGCGCGCCAAGCGCTCGCTACGACGAGGCCGCGTCATCGACGGGCTTCGCAGGGTGAGCCTCGTGCTCGATCCGGAGTCCGACGCGATCATCACGGGCGCGATCGACGCGGCGATGAGCCCCCGGCTCGGCGGGCCCCGGTTCACCGACGAGGACGACAAAGACCGCGCCGCCGGCCTCGTCGACGACGACCGCACCAACGAGCAAATGGCCCTCGACGCGCTCACCGAGCTCGTACGCCTCGGCGTCGACCGCGACGACGGAACCATTCTCGGCTCGATCAAACCCGGGCTCCGCGTCACGATCTCGTTCGCCGACCTCACCCGTGCGATCGACGACCGCGGGCGAGAGCACCCCGAGACCGACACGGGCATCGCGTGGCTCGAGGGCTGCTCCGAGCCGATGCCGGCCTCAACCGCCCGCCGCATCCTGTGTGATCAGGGGGCGCTGCCGATCGTGCTCGGCGGTGCGAGCGAGGTGCTCGATCTGGGGCGCACCCGCCGGCTGTTCTCCCGCGCTCAGCGGGTCGCCCTCGCGGGCAAGTTCGGCGGATGCATGTTCGGCGGCTGCGACAGGCCCGCCAGCTGGTGCGAGGCGCACCACATCGACCCCTACGACCCCGGCGGCCCCACCGACCTCGACAACGGCATCCTCCTCTGCCGCCGGCATCACATGCTGCTCCACGATCACGGCTGGCGCATTGACCGCGCGGGAGACGGCTACGTGCTAATTCCGCCGCGCTCGGTTGACCCGGAGCGTACCCCGCGTCCGATGCCGAACAATCTCCCGCCTTGGTTGCGAGCCGGATGA
- a CDS encoding GyrI-like domain-containing protein has product MIAERVELEPRTLVGLHDVVPMTELTAFFGRAYTVTGAEIEKQGIEQTGPPIAMYHGIPTDTIDITAGFPVNQPITPANGTVVATLPGGPAIETIHTGSYDSMPGTYNELMAWLEEQRIAVPEDMWEEYLVGPDTEADPAKWQTRIVVPLV; this is encoded by the coding sequence ATGATCGCTGAGCGAGTAGAACTGGAACCGCGCACCCTCGTCGGTCTGCACGACGTCGTGCCGATGACCGAATTGACCGCCTTCTTCGGCAGGGCGTACACGGTCACCGGTGCGGAGATCGAGAAGCAGGGCATCGAGCAGACCGGGCCGCCGATCGCGATGTACCACGGCATACCGACCGACACGATCGATATCACTGCGGGCTTTCCGGTCAACCAGCCGATTACTCCGGCGAACGGAACTGTTGTCGCCACCCTTCCGGGCGGCCCGGCGATCGAGACGATCCATACCGGCAGCTACGACAGCATGCCTGGCACATACAACGAACTCATGGCCTGGCTGGAGGAACAACGCATCGCGGTGCCCGAAGACATGTGGGAGGAGTACCTCGTTGGACCGGACACCGAAGCCGATCCGGCCAAGTGGCAGACCCGAATCGTCGTCCCGCTAGTCTGA
- a CDS encoding cation-translocating P-type ATPase, whose translation MAGAPIADPSLVDAADVTAAYEVDAAVGLSAEEAVRRLDRDGPNELRGSPRVPTWRRILGQFRDPLIYLLLGAIVVSLIGWFVEGAEGWPIDAVVIAAIVLLNGLLGWVQEGRADDAVAALSTMTAASSTVLRDGRLATVLSSELVRGDVLVLGEGDQVGADARLLEANALRIAEASLTGESHPVAKNADTIARHASIADRSCMAFKGTAVSQGVGRAIVTGVGMNTEVGRIATMLDATQEEPTPLQEEIGRVGRALSLAVIAIALVVMVTTVLVQGVTTPAGLVTVFLLGVSLAVAAVPEGLPAILSVVLSIGVQRMAKRNAVVKQLKSVETLGSASVICADKTGTLTRNEMMIQRIITASGRVQVTGAGYQPDGALLDEGAPITDAGALFEVRQLLGPGGLANNAQLTGSDGEWTIQGDPTEAAFLVAAGKLAEMDAVVAPYERVDEIPFTSERKMMSTVNRDVRDGTLVLFSKGAPDVLLDRCDRMQRGESVLPMDAGMRQRALADIEALSGQALRTLGVAYRPIGANGGEAAVPGDADGLERDLIYVGVVGILDPPREEAKAAIREAHRAGVRIVMITGDHPATAARIAADLGIAGSGEPAAALAGDDLDILDNIELQDAVRTTSVFARVSPRHKLRIVDALQANGGIVAMTGDGVNDAPALKSADIGIAMGITGTEVTKDAARMILADDNFATIIVAVRQGRVILDNIKKSLRYLLSSNMGEVFTVFFGVLLAGTLGLASAGDGGVVLPLLVTQILWINLVTDSGPALAMGIDPEIDDVMAREPRGVNDRAIPAAMWAGILSTGLVMAVVTLTTIDLFLPGGLIEGEDTLAVARTAGFTTLVFAQMFNTLNARSASSSAFRRLFVNRWLWGALGLTVVLQVAVVEIPLLQTAFGTASMDAEHWLACVALSSIVLWFEELRKLGIRLRARHVARAGRGLTADG comes from the coding sequence ATGGCGGGTGCCCCGATCGCCGACCCGTCGCTCGTCGACGCCGCCGACGTGACCGCCGCCTACGAGGTCGACGCCGCCGTCGGGCTGTCCGCCGAGGAGGCCGTGCGGCGCCTCGATCGCGACGGACCGAATGAGTTGCGCGGCTCGCCCCGGGTGCCGACCTGGCGCCGGATCCTCGGACAGTTCCGCGATCCGCTAATCTACCTCCTCCTCGGCGCGATCGTGGTCTCGCTCATTGGCTGGTTCGTCGAGGGCGCGGAGGGCTGGCCGATCGACGCGGTGGTCATTGCCGCAATCGTGCTGCTCAATGGGCTGCTCGGCTGGGTGCAGGAAGGGCGCGCCGACGACGCGGTTGCCGCCCTCTCGACCATGACGGCCGCCTCATCGACGGTGCTGCGCGATGGCCGGCTCGCGACCGTGCTCAGCTCCGAACTCGTCCGCGGGGACGTGCTCGTGCTGGGCGAGGGCGACCAGGTGGGCGCGGATGCGCGGCTCCTCGAGGCGAATGCACTGCGTATCGCCGAGGCCTCGTTGACCGGTGAGAGCCACCCCGTCGCCAAGAACGCGGACACTATCGCCCGGCACGCCTCGATCGCCGACCGATCCTGCATGGCCTTCAAGGGCACGGCCGTGTCGCAGGGCGTTGGGCGAGCGATCGTCACCGGCGTCGGCATGAACACCGAGGTCGGGCGCATCGCGACGATGCTTGATGCGACACAAGAGGAACCGACTCCGTTACAGGAGGAGATCGGCCGGGTGGGCAGGGCGCTCAGCTTGGCCGTGATCGCCATCGCGCTAGTCGTCATGGTCACGACGGTGCTCGTGCAGGGGGTGACGACGCCAGCCGGACTGGTCACGGTCTTCCTCCTGGGCGTCTCGCTCGCGGTGGCGGCCGTTCCGGAGGGTCTGCCCGCGATCCTGTCGGTGGTCCTGTCGATCGGCGTGCAGCGAATGGCCAAGCGCAATGCCGTGGTCAAGCAGCTCAAGTCGGTCGAGACGCTGGGTTCGGCATCGGTGATCTGTGCGGATAAGACCGGCACGCTCACTCGCAACGAAATGATGATCCAACGCATCATCACGGCATCCGGACGCGTCCAGGTCACCGGCGCCGGCTACCAGCCCGACGGTGCTCTGCTCGATGAGGGCGCGCCGATCACCGATGCGGGTGCGCTGTTCGAGGTACGCCAACTGCTCGGGCCGGGGGGCCTCGCCAACAACGCGCAGCTCACCGGATCCGATGGGGAGTGGACGATTCAGGGCGACCCGACCGAGGCAGCGTTTCTCGTTGCGGCGGGCAAACTCGCCGAAATGGACGCAGTCGTCGCCCCGTACGAGCGCGTCGACGAGATTCCGTTCACGTCGGAACGCAAGATGATGTCGACGGTCAATCGTGACGTCCGCGACGGCACCCTTGTTCTGTTCAGCAAGGGCGCTCCGGATGTTCTGCTTGATCGGTGCGATCGGATGCAGCGCGGCGAGTCGGTCCTTCCGATGGATGCGGGCATGCGGCAGCGAGCGCTGGCAGACATCGAGGCGCTGTCGGGCCAGGCTCTCCGCACCCTTGGCGTCGCGTACCGACCAATCGGCGCGAACGGCGGCGAAGCTGCTGTGCCCGGCGACGCGGACGGCCTCGAGCGTGACCTGATCTACGTCGGAGTCGTGGGCATCCTCGACCCGCCGCGCGAGGAGGCGAAGGCCGCGATTCGGGAGGCGCACCGCGCGGGTGTGCGGATCGTCATGATCACCGGTGACCACCCCGCCACCGCTGCGCGGATCGCCGCCGACCTGGGCATCGCCGGATCGGGCGAGCCCGCCGCCGCTCTCGCTGGAGACGACCTCGACATCCTCGACAACATAGAACTACAGGACGCCGTGCGCACGACCTCCGTGTTCGCCCGGGTGTCGCCGCGGCACAAGCTCCGCATCGTTGACGCGTTGCAGGCCAACGGCGGAATCGTCGCAATGACCGGGGACGGCGTCAATGACGCGCCCGCACTGAAATCTGCGGATATCGGCATCGCCATGGGGATCACCGGAACCGAGGTGACCAAGGACGCCGCGCGGATGATCCTCGCCGACGACAACTTCGCCACGATCATCGTCGCCGTGCGCCAGGGGCGGGTCATCCTCGACAACATCAAGAAGTCGCTGCGCTACCTCCTCTCCTCGAACATGGGCGAGGTCTTCACGGTCTTCTTCGGTGTGCTCCTCGCCGGAACGCTCGGCCTGGCCAGCGCTGGCGACGGCGGGGTAGTGCTGCCCCTGCTGGTTACGCAGATCCTCTGGATCAACCTCGTCACCGATTCCGGTCCCGCACTGGCGATGGGGATCGATCCGGAGATCGACGACGTGATGGCGCGGGAACCTCGAGGCGTGAACGACCGGGCGATACCCGCAGCGATGTGGGCGGGAATCCTGAGCACCGGTCTGGTGATGGCCGTGGTGACGCTCACCACGATCGACCTTTTCCTCCCGGGCGGGCTGATCGAGGGCGAAGACACTCTTGCGGTCGCCCGCACCGCCGGATTCACGACGCTCGTATTCGCACAGATGTTCAATACGCTCAACGCCCGGTCGGCCTCGAGCAGCGCGTTTCGCAGGCTTTTCGTCAACCGGTGGCTGTGGGGCGCGCTCGGGCTCACTGTCGTGCTGCAGGTGGCGGTCGTCGAGATACCACTGCTGCAGACGGCGTTCGGAACGGCATCGATGGATGCCGAACACTGGCTAGCCTGCGTCGCCTTATCCTCGATCGTGTTGTGGTTCGAAGAGCTGCGCAAACTCGGCATCCGGCTTCGCGCGCGGCATGTCGCGCGCGCAGGCCGAGGGCTGACGGCTGACGGCTGA
- a CDS encoding Lrp/AsnC family transcriptional regulator: MTDRAASEPKKPELDRVDRALLRALSVNARASGAALAAEVGVAESTVSTRLRRLQQLGHIRGYRAIVDLTSLGASLQALIAVRLGRHARAQIDDFRAKAPHWSGVVALFHTGGADDYLLHVAARDATGLRDFVLEHLAEHPAVAHTETNIIFEYVEGDGWQDLVE, from the coding sequence ATGACCGACCGTGCAGCCAGTGAGCCGAAGAAGCCCGAACTCGATCGCGTCGACCGCGCTCTTCTGCGCGCGCTGTCGGTCAACGCCCGCGCATCCGGGGCCGCCCTCGCCGCCGAGGTCGGGGTCGCGGAGTCCACGGTGTCGACGCGGTTGCGCCGGCTGCAGCAGCTCGGGCACATCCGCGGATACCGGGCGATCGTCGACCTCACGTCGCTCGGAGCGTCGCTCCAGGCGCTCATCGCGGTGCGGCTCGGACGGCACGCACGGGCGCAGATCGATGACTTCCGGGCCAAGGCGCCGCACTGGTCGGGGGTCGTCGCCCTGTTCCATACAGGTGGCGCGGACGACTACCTGCTGCACGTCGCCGCTCGCGATGCCACGGGTCTGCGCGACTTCGTGCTTGAGCACCTCGCTGAGCATCCGGCGGTCGCCCACACCGAGACGAATATCATCTTCGAGTACGTCGAGGGCGACGGCTGGCAGGATCTGGTGGAGTAG